One genomic window of Deltaproteobacteria bacterium HGW-Deltaproteobacteria-6 includes the following:
- a CDS encoding L-aspartate oxidase: MEIKTDFLIIGSGIAGLSLAIKVAKLGSVAIVTKKEKSESNTNYAQGGIAAVTDKTDSFEEHISDTLDCGAGLCNKDVVDFVVREAPPRIQELIEWGVNFTKSEVPPHLYDLGQEGGHHRRRVLHAKDLTGREIERALHEKVAALKNVQIYENHIGIDLIIQKDAEGQTINCLGAYVLDINRGEIHTCRAKYTILSTGGAGKVYLITTNPDIATGDGIAMAYRAGAKVANMEFIQFHPTCLFHPEAKAFLISEAVRGEGGILKLKNGETFMEKYHPMKSLAPRDVVAKAIDTEIKRSGDEHVLLDITHHTRDFLMDRFPNIYHKCLEYGIDMAVQPIPIAPAAHYICGGVAVDYFGKTSIDNLFACGEVSCTGLHGANRLASNSLLEALVYSHRVYTRIAKSFRQTELSDLPILPWDAGDTSESDDSIVVTNNWDEIRRCMWNYVGIVRSDKRLARALRRIEMIQREIHEYYWNYKVTKDLIELRNITTVAKLIVQSALARKESRGLHFTIDYPDSQDAFLKDTILVKK; this comes from the coding sequence ATGGAAATAAAAACAGATTTTTTAATTATCGGCAGCGGGATTGCGGGCTTAAGCCTGGCCATCAAAGTAGCCAAACTGGGCTCTGTAGCCATTGTTACCAAAAAAGAAAAATCGGAATCCAACACCAATTACGCTCAGGGCGGAATTGCCGCGGTGACGGATAAGACAGACAGTTTTGAAGAACACATCAGCGACACGCTGGACTGCGGCGCAGGCCTCTGCAATAAAGATGTCGTCGACTTTGTGGTTCGGGAAGCCCCTCCGCGGATTCAGGAACTGATTGAATGGGGTGTCAATTTCACAAAATCAGAGGTGCCGCCTCATCTTTATGATCTGGGACAGGAAGGGGGACACCACCGCCGGCGCGTGTTGCACGCCAAGGATCTGACCGGCCGTGAAATCGAGCGGGCGCTTCACGAAAAAGTTGCCGCTCTCAAGAATGTCCAGATTTATGAAAATCATATCGGCATCGACCTCATCATTCAGAAAGACGCCGAAGGCCAGACCATCAATTGCCTGGGCGCCTACGTTCTGGATATCAATCGCGGCGAAATCCATACCTGCCGGGCCAAGTATACGATTCTTTCTACCGGCGGCGCAGGCAAGGTATACCTGATTACCACTAATCCGGACATTGCCACAGGCGACGGCATTGCAATGGCCTACCGCGCCGGCGCAAAAGTCGCCAACATGGAGTTCATCCAGTTTCATCCCACGTGCCTTTTTCATCCCGAAGCCAAGGCATTTCTCATCAGTGAAGCCGTGCGCGGCGAGGGAGGCATTCTTAAATTAAAAAACGGCGAGACGTTCATGGAAAAATATCACCCCATGAAAAGCCTGGCGCCGCGGGATGTCGTGGCTAAAGCCATCGACACGGAGATTAAACGCTCCGGCGATGAACATGTCCTCCTGGACATCACGCATCATACCCGCGATTTCCTGATGGACCGTTTTCCCAATATCTATCATAAATGTCTGGAATACGGCATTGACATGGCTGTACAGCCCATTCCCATCGCGCCGGCAGCCCATTATATCTGCGGCGGAGTCGCTGTTGACTATTTCGGCAAGACATCCATCGACAATCTGTTCGCCTGCGGCGAAGTCTCCTGCACCGGCCTGCACGGCGCAAATCGCCTGGCCAGCAATTCTCTTCTGGAAGCGCTGGTATACTCCCATCGCGTTTACACAAGAATCGCCAAGTCCTTCCGGCAAACCGAACTCAGTGATTTGCCGATTCTTCCCTGGGACGCAGGTGACACATCCGAAAGCGACGACAGCATTGTCGTCACCAACAACTGGGACGAAATCCGCAGGTGCATGTGGAATTATGTGGGCATTGTCCGCTCTGATAAGCGACTGGCGCGCGCCCTGCGCAGAATTGAGATGATTCAGCGGGAAATTCACGAATATTACTGGAATTACAAAGTCACCAAAGACTTAATCGAACTTCGCAATATTACAACCGTGGCCAAACTGATTGTGCAGAGCGCTCTGGCCAGGAAAGAAAGCCGCGGACTGCATTTTACCATTGACTATCCCGATTCACAGGATGCTTTTTTGAAGGATACGATCCTGGTTAAAAAATAA
- a CDS encoding lytic transglycosylase — translation MFITIPACAPTGETLNKAPQSAAAAQVSQPQIKTSQAVLQASQPQTKAPPSAGQTILEAIRITEPLSFCGEPVPLANPDIKERLEREMLLSLDNSDDIILWLKRANRYFPEIERVLKANALPDDLKYISIAESSLRPLAFSNKGAAGYWQFIESTGARYGLEISNDIDERRNVYKATQAAVKYLKKLHVLFDSWTLAAAAYNMGEDGLKSEILVQKVNNYYDLYLNQETQRYVFRILAAKIIMSNPAKFGYVLSEDDLYLPRQFDTVEIKAGQPVPLHVIAQAANTYFKVIKDLNPHIKYYHLPAGTHQIHIPRESATGFAERYNKLMTEWLVLKNNSVYTVKKGDSLAGIAARFKIPLKALMIWNKISNGKKVAPGDKLYIFSDQLKSAGNSDDSVNPSP, via the coding sequence TTGTTCATTACCATTCCAGCCTGTGCGCCAACGGGTGAGACCCTGAATAAAGCGCCGCAATCCGCCGCCGCCGCGCAGGTCAGCCAGCCACAGATTAAGACCTCACAGGCCGTTTTGCAGGCCAGCCAGCCTCAAACCAAAGCACCGCCATCCGCCGGACAGACCATCCTTGAAGCAATCAGAATCACAGAGCCGCTCAGCTTTTGCGGCGAACCGGTACCGCTCGCCAACCCTGATATAAAAGAAAGACTGGAAAGAGAAATGTTGTTGTCTCTGGATAACAGCGACGACATTATCCTCTGGTTGAAACGCGCCAACCGCTACTTTCCGGAAATTGAAAGAGTCTTGAAAGCCAATGCACTGCCTGACGATCTGAAATACATCTCCATCGCGGAAAGCTCTCTGCGGCCGCTGGCCTTCTCCAACAAAGGAGCCGCAGGATACTGGCAGTTTATCGAAAGCACGGGCGCCAGATACGGCCTGGAAATCTCGAATGACATCGACGAAAGAAGGAATGTTTATAAAGCAACGCAAGCGGCCGTAAAATACCTCAAAAAACTTCACGTTCTCTTTGATTCCTGGACGCTGGCCGCCGCCGCTTACAACATGGGTGAAGACGGTTTGAAATCCGAAATTCTGGTGCAGAAAGTAAATAACTATTATGATCTTTACTTAAACCAGGAAACACAGAGATATGTTTTCCGGATACTGGCGGCAAAGATCATCATGTCCAATCCGGCAAAATTCGGTTATGTCCTGTCCGAAGATGATCTTTATTTACCCAGACAATTTGATACGGTGGAAATAAAAGCCGGTCAACCCGTTCCCCTTCATGTCATCGCGCAGGCGGCCAATACGTATTTCAAGGTCATTAAAGATCTCAATCCGCACATCAAGTACTATCATCTTCCCGCGGGCACCCATCAGATCCATATCCCCCGGGAGTCGGCAACCGGTTTTGCCGAACGCTACAATAAGCTCATGACCGAATGGCTTGTCCTGAAAAACAACTCTGTTTATACCGTCAAAAAAGGAGACAGCCTGGCAGGCATTGCCGCCCGTTTCAAAATCCCTTTGAAAGCTCTCATGATCTGGAACAAGATCAGCAACGGCAAAAAAGTTGCGCCCGGTGACAAATTATATATTTTCTCCGACCAGCTGAAATCAGCCGGCAACTCGGACGATTCGGTTAATCCATCGCCTTAA
- a CDS encoding tRNA (N6-isopentenyl adenosine(37)-C2)-methylthiotransferase MiaB, translated as MKNKYLYIETFGCQMNVHDSEQMAVLMKDMGYQLTDDSHRADLILINTCSIRAKAEQKAFSELGRLMLLKEENPDLIIGFGGCLAQHMGTKVHSRAKNVDLVFGTHNIHRLPEMVAAIQKGRRKITRTDFSSKITSLSVFAPPPDGSLGAFVSIMQGCDNYCAYCVVPYLRGPEMSRTPDDIIEEIVRLTKLGVKEVTLLGQNVNSYGKKTAHGCNFVSLLKKISKIDGIDRIRFTTSHPKDLSGELIDCFANMPKLCEHIHLPVQSGSNRILKLMNRGYTIEEYVDKVDRLRGVCPQISITSDIIVGFPGESQKDYQETIDMMEKIRFDLLFSFKYSERKGTAAQKLQDVVPENEKAQRLKELQALQDRHTQEKNSAMEGSLQEVLVEGKSKNSGHDMMGRTRSWKIVNFKGGPELIGKRVNVEITRGYLHSLRGKMINR; from the coding sequence ATGAAAAACAAGTATTTATATATTGAAACCTTCGGTTGTCAGATGAATGTGCACGACTCGGAACAAATGGCGGTGTTGATGAAAGATATGGGATATCAACTGACGGATGATTCCCACAGGGCGGATTTAATCCTGATCAACACCTGTTCAATCAGAGCAAAAGCAGAGCAGAAGGCTTTCAGCGAGCTCGGGCGCCTGATGTTGTTAAAAGAGGAAAATCCTGATTTGATCATCGGCTTCGGCGGTTGTCTGGCGCAGCACATGGGCACGAAGGTTCATAGCCGGGCGAAGAACGTTGATCTGGTTTTCGGCACGCATAATATCCACCGGCTGCCGGAGATGGTTGCAGCGATACAAAAAGGCCGGAGGAAAATCACACGGACTGATTTCTCATCGAAAATTACATCCCTCAGTGTTTTCGCACCGCCTCCCGATGGATCGCTAGGCGCATTTGTTTCCATCATGCAGGGCTGCGACAACTATTGCGCTTACTGTGTGGTGCCGTATCTTCGCGGGCCGGAAATGAGCCGGACACCCGATGATATTATCGAAGAAATTGTCAGGCTGACGAAACTGGGCGTAAAAGAAGTGACGCTTCTTGGACAGAATGTAAATTCCTACGGGAAAAAGACAGCGCACGGCTGCAATTTTGTTTCGTTACTTAAAAAAATTAGTAAAATCGATGGTATTGATAGGATTCGTTTCACCACATCGCATCCGAAAGATTTATCCGGTGAATTGATTGACTGCTTTGCCAACATGCCTAAATTATGCGAACATATTCATCTGCCTGTTCAGTCCGGATCCAACCGTATTTTAAAGTTGATGAACCGGGGTTATACCATCGAAGAGTATGTCGATAAAGTCGACCGTTTACGGGGTGTCTGTCCGCAAATCAGTATTACGTCCGACATCATTGTCGGCTTTCCGGGAGAATCGCAAAAAGATTATCAAGAAACCATTGACATGATGGAAAAAATCAGGTTTGATTTACTTTTTTCGTTCAAGTATTCTGAACGTAAAGGAACTGCTGCCCAGAAGTTGCAGGACGTCGTGCCGGAGAATGAAAAAGCGCAGAGACTGAAGGAATTACAGGCCCTGCAGGATCGGCACACGCAGGAGAAAAACTCGGCTATGGAAGGCAGTCTTCAGGAAGTATTGGTTGAAGGCAAAAGCAAAAACTCCGGGCATGATATGATGGGACGGACGCGTTCGTGGAAAATAGTTAATTTTAAAGGCGGTCCGGAGCTGATCGGCAAGCGGGTGAATGTGGAAATTACACGTGGGTATCTGCATTCACTTCGGGGAAAAATGATTAATCGTTAA
- a CDS encoding 16S rRNA (adenine(1518)-N(6)/adenine(1519)-N(6))-dimethyltransferase encodes MTTPREILKRFNVRPSKKLSQSFLVDVNTIHKIAAAGHVTSEDVVVEIGAGIGVMTKDIARTARQVIAVEIDPGLIEILQDQLAEFPNVEIYSGDILKFDFALKSSQYKDKLKVIGNVPYNISSPLIFHLLSYRSVINNFTLMLQKEVVERLVSPPGNKHYGVPSVLLQMYADVQRLFDVSATCFYPVPKVASSIIGGVFREKPLVELMDEVFFSRLVKASFAQRRKMLTNNLKNAKFLEEMSDADIMSALHDAGIDGKRRGETLSLPEFGRLSNILKYRLTNPR; translated from the coding sequence ATGACCACTCCCCGGGAAATACTTAAGCGCTTCAATGTCCGCCCCAGCAAAAAACTGAGCCAGTCGTTTCTGGTTGACGTCAATACGATTCATAAAATTGCTGCCGCGGGACATGTTACTTCCGAAGATGTTGTTGTGGAAATCGGTGCGGGCATCGGTGTAATGACCAAAGACATCGCGCGGACCGCGAGGCAGGTGATCGCCGTGGAAATTGATCCCGGGCTGATAGAAATTCTACAGGATCAGTTGGCTGAATTCCCTAATGTGGAGATCTATTCTGGAGATATATTGAAATTTGATTTCGCTTTAAAATCATCGCAATATAAAGATAAACTTAAAGTGATTGGTAACGTTCCTTACAATATTTCTAGCCCTCTTATTTTCCATTTATTGTCTTATCGGTCCGTGATCAATAACTTTACGTTAATGCTGCAAAAGGAGGTTGTTGAAAGACTCGTTTCTCCACCTGGTAACAAACACTACGGAGTGCCTTCTGTCTTGCTTCAAATGTATGCGGATGTGCAAAGACTGTTTGATGTATCGGCAACCTGTTTTTATCCGGTACCCAAAGTGGCATCTTCTATTATCGGCGGCGTATTCCGTGAGAAACCACTGGTTGAGTTGATGGATGAGGTGTTCTTCAGCCGTCTGGTGAAAGCTTCTTTTGCCCAGCGCCGCAAAATGCTGACCAATAATTTGAAGAATGCCAAATTCCTGGAGGAAATGTCTGACGCCGATATAATGTCCGCCCTTCATGATGCCGGTATCGATGGCAAAAGAAGGGGAGAAACACTTTCTCTTCCGGAGTTTGGCCGACTGAGCAATATTCTGAAATATCGATTGACTAACCCCCGTTGA
- a CDS encoding quinolinate synthase gives MDITNKIKQLKKEKNAIILAHNYQLPEVQDIADFVGDSLGLSITAANTDADVIVFCGVHFMAETAKILSPAKTVLLPDPKAGCPMADMIDAEGLQALQAEHPRAATLCYVNTTASVKAHCDYCCTSGNALKMVQHILKSHDEIIFVPDKYLAQYVSAQVGRKFIMWEGFCPTHARILPEDIMRARGLHPQAKVLVHPECTPELTRLADVVASTEKMCHYVHDNEATEFIIGTEIGIIHRMQKENPSKYFYPASEKASCPNMKRINLEKILWSLTDMDYEITVPEETMNQARGAIERMLEIV, from the coding sequence ATGGACATCACAAATAAAATAAAACAATTGAAAAAAGAAAAGAACGCCATCATTCTGGCGCACAACTATCAACTGCCCGAAGTTCAGGATATTGCCGACTTCGTCGGCGACTCTCTCGGACTGAGCATAACAGCCGCCAACACTGACGCGGATGTGATTGTATTTTGCGGCGTTCACTTCATGGCGGAAACGGCAAAGATTCTTTCACCTGCCAAAACCGTTTTGCTGCCCGACCCCAAGGCCGGCTGCCCGATGGCTGATATGATTGATGCGGAGGGCCTCCAGGCTCTCCAGGCAGAACATCCGCGGGCGGCGACGTTGTGCTATGTCAACACGACCGCTTCCGTCAAAGCGCATTGCGATTACTGCTGCACATCGGGCAACGCCCTGAAAATGGTTCAACATATTCTGAAAAGCCATGACGAGATTATTTTCGTCCCTGACAAGTATCTGGCTCAATATGTGTCGGCGCAAGTCGGCCGCAAATTTATCATGTGGGAGGGTTTTTGCCCGACACACGCCCGGATTCTGCCGGAAGATATTATGCGAGCCCGCGGGCTTCACCCCCAGGCCAAAGTGTTGGTTCATCCGGAATGCACGCCGGAATTGACCAGGTTGGCCGACGTGGTTGCCTCGACGGAAAAAATGTGCCACTATGTCCATGATAATGAAGCGACTGAATTCATCATCGGCACGGAAATAGGCATTATCCACCGCATGCAGAAAGAAAATCCGTCGAAATATTTTTATCCGGCATCCGAGAAGGCAAGCTGCCCGAACATGAAACGGATCAATCTGGAAAAAATACTCTGGTCCCTTACAGACATGGATTATGAGATTACCGTTCCTGAAGAAACAAT
- a CDS encoding adenylosuccinate lyase, which produces MIPRYSREKMTAIWSQENKYQKWLDVEVAACEAMVKLGKVPAEAVETIKAKAVINVARIDEIETVTKHDVIAFVTSLTEKIGEDGRFIHMGLTSSDVLDTALAIQLKEAAEILIADLDQLLPILKKKAFEHKNTLMIGRSHGIHAEPITFGLKMALWYQEMERNRERLIRAKETVSYGKIAGAVGTFSFIDPFVEEYVCEKLGLKPAPVSSQIVQRDRHAEFFATLAIIASSLDKFAQEIRLLQRTEVREAEEYFSPGQKGSSAMPHKRNPVLSENISGLARLVRSYAVAALEDVALWHERDISHSSVERVIGPDATIVLDFMLGRFTGMIDKLVVYPERMLANLNMTHGVIFSQMVLLSLIEKGTTREDAYAIVQKNAMKSWMEGIEFRKLLAADETVQKFLKEKDLDGIFNVNNFLKNLDFIFNRVFGK; this is translated from the coding sequence GTGATCCCGAGATATTCAAGAGAAAAAATGACGGCGATCTGGAGCCAGGAAAATAAATATCAGAAATGGCTGGATGTGGAAGTGGCAGCGTGTGAAGCGATGGTTAAGCTGGGTAAGGTTCCGGCTGAGGCTGTCGAGACAATTAAAGCAAAGGCGGTCATCAACGTTGCCCGGATTGATGAAATTGAAACAGTCACCAAGCACGACGTCATCGCTTTTGTAACGTCCCTCACGGAAAAAATAGGCGAGGACGGCCGTTTTATTCACATGGGCCTCACGTCATCCGATGTTCTGGATACAGCGCTGGCCATACAACTCAAAGAAGCGGCGGAAATATTGATTGCCGATCTTGATCAACTGCTGCCGATACTGAAAAAGAAAGCTTTTGAACATAAAAATACTTTAATGATCGGCCGGTCACACGGCATCCATGCCGAACCGATTACCTTTGGCCTGAAAATGGCTTTGTGGTATCAGGAAATGGAGCGCAATCGGGAGCGTCTTATTCGTGCCAAAGAAACGGTAAGCTACGGGAAAATAGCGGGAGCGGTCGGCACCTTTTCTTTTATTGATCCGTTTGTCGAAGAATATGTTTGTGAAAAGCTGGGTTTGAAGCCGGCGCCTGTATCCTCACAGATTGTGCAGCGCGACCGTCATGCGGAATTTTTTGCCACACTGGCGATTATCGCATCCTCGCTGGATAAGTTTGCTCAGGAAATCCGCCTGCTGCAAAGAACGGAAGTACGGGAAGCGGAGGAATATTTTTCTCCCGGACAGAAAGGCTCTTCGGCCATGCCGCACAAACGCAATCCCGTCCTTTCGGAGAATATCTCGGGTCTGGCCAGGCTGGTTCGTTCATATGCTGTCGCGGCTCTGGAAGATGTTGCCCTCTGGCATGAACGCGATATCAGCCACTCTTCAGTAGAAAGAGTCATCGGACCGGACGCGACCATTGTTCTGGATTTCATGTTGGGGCGGTTTACCGGAATGATCGATAAACTGGTTGTTTATCCGGAACGCATGCTGGCCAATCTGAATATGACGCACGGTGTGATTTTCTCGCAAATGGTGCTCCTGTCCCTCATCGAAAAAGGGACGACGCGCGAAGACGCCTACGCCATTGTCCAGAAAAACGCGATGAAATCCTGGATGGAAGGCATCGAATTCAGAAAACTCCTGGCCGCGGACGAGACGGTTCAAAAGTTTCTGAAGGAAAAAGATCTGGATGGTATTTTTAACGTCAATAATTTTTTAAAGAACCTGGATTTTATCTTTAACCGGGTTTTCGGAAAATAA
- the tsaD gene encoding tRNA (adenosine(37)-N6)-threonylcarbamoyltransferase complex transferase subunit TsaD: protein MLVLGIESSCDETAAAVVRDGTLLSNVIASQIKDHSAYGGVVPEIASRKHIEAISPVINQAMTDAGLTLQDVEGIAVTRGPGLIGSLLVGLSAAKALAYGLNIPFVGVNHLEGHIMASFLSEKRPKFPFAALVVSGGHTNVYLVTDYHKFQLLGQTRDDAAGEAFDKAAKLLDLGYPGGVVIDKMAKTGNPRAFDFPRAMKDSPDFSFSGLKTSLLTMFKKRGGRIGQEELPDIVASYQEAIIDVLVDKTLKAAAEHNITQVVVCGGVAANSRLRQRFTEATTRAGIELFIPPIILCTDNAAMIASLGEIMLINGRRDSLDLNAVSRWPLVERPL from the coding sequence TTGTTAGTTTTAGGAATTGAATCATCATGTGATGAAACGGCGGCGGCGGTTGTGAGGGATGGGACATTGCTTTCGAATGTCATTGCCTCGCAAATCAAGGATCACAGTGCTTATGGAGGCGTGGTGCCGGAAATCGCGTCGCGTAAGCATATTGAAGCCATTTCTCCCGTAATTAATCAGGCGATGACGGACGCGGGCCTGACATTGCAAGATGTGGAAGGCATTGCCGTAACGCGCGGGCCGGGGCTGATAGGTTCGCTGCTGGTCGGTTTATCCGCCGCCAAGGCGCTCGCCTATGGTCTTAACATTCCTTTCGTCGGCGTCAATCATCTGGAAGGGCATATCATGGCTTCCTTTCTGTCTGAGAAAAGGCCAAAGTTTCCCTTTGCGGCTCTTGTTGTTTCCGGTGGGCATACCAATGTGTACCTGGTAACCGATTATCACAAATTCCAATTGTTGGGACAGACGCGCGACGACGCCGCAGGCGAGGCTTTTGACAAGGCCGCCAAACTGCTTGATCTGGGCTATCCCGGGGGTGTGGTGATTGATAAAATGGCCAAAACAGGCAATCCCAGGGCGTTTGATTTTCCACGGGCCATGAAGGATTCGCCTGATTTCAGCTTCAGCGGCCTGAAAACGTCGCTTTTGACCATGTTCAAAAAACGCGGGGGCAGGATCGGTCAGGAAGAATTGCCGGATATTGTAGCCAGTTATCAGGAAGCCATCATTGATGTGCTGGTTGATAAAACACTCAAAGCAGCCGCTGAGCATAATATCACCCAAGTTGTTGTCTGCGGCGGTGTAGCGGCCAACAGCCGCCTGCGGCAAAGATTTACCGAAGCAACCACCAGGGCCGGTATAGAATTATTTATTCCGCCGATCATTTTATGTACGGATAATGCGGCCATGATCGCAAGCTTGGGTGAAATCATGCTGATCAACGGTCGACGCGATTCACTGGATTTAAACGCCGTGTCGCGCTGGCCGCTGGTTGAAAGACCGTTATGA